In the Ilumatobacteraceae bacterium genome, one interval contains:
- a CDS encoding transglycosylase domain-containing protein yields the protein MALVIGAGALLMTATVVAVAPRLWRIANAHEEIPVELPDFADLAQRSYVYDLSGREIASFEVENSQPIQIADVPEHVVDAFLAVEDNEFWVHHGVNVRSLFRATLSNFATEGPIQGASTITMQVVKNDYMAGFERDGRYKVLQATYAVRLEKQKTKEEILERYLNTVFFGQNSYGVGAAAETYFGKSVQELGPIEAAFLAGLVQAPSSYDPINNPERSRVRFGQVLDRLESLEMITEAERVEIDETFVLPERVRRRAERATERTYFTEALRDYLLNRSDILGDTYEERYTRLFRGGLRIQATIDPFLQGQAERARDELPANTVGIDAALTSVDVETGAIRAMVGGKGFDPGQNEVNLALAPSQTGSSIKMFILAAALQAGANPEDIIDGTHPCRLPNEGNPDEPFFEIRGGVNGGVDTLRQHTVRSINCAFARTSQIVGLNRMVDTVYRMAENPYLYEGQPAGEREPILPYASFATGGNELSTLDMASGIQSIANEGVHHEPYYVESIDDAFGNRIYTHSDAGTEVLDRNVALTTIDVMKGVLTSGTARGSLADFASRRPSFGKTGTQQSNWTAFFVGATPELATAVMVRDPDRYTPMVNIPEFVEAGVPRVQGGTFPARIWGAFNEAVALGQLGEQFEFADWDRPEAPARGPARLYLPGNECLYEIIGYEVPETVPPEDTAPPAPEGFRSPAAPPDTDPPTTDPPAPPPGTQPPETAPETVPTTTLPPRPIFGQVESGTTIPPDVLDPNAPLPSAPAEQLVQPCR from the coding sequence ATGGCGTTGGTGATCGGCGCGGGTGCGTTGCTGATGACGGCGACCGTCGTGGCGGTGGCGCCGAGATTGTGGCGTATCGCGAACGCCCATGAGGAGATCCCGGTCGAGTTGCCCGACTTCGCCGATCTCGCCCAACGCTCGTACGTGTACGACCTGTCCGGCCGCGAGATCGCCTCGTTCGAGGTCGAGAACAGCCAGCCGATCCAGATCGCCGACGTGCCCGAGCACGTGGTCGACGCGTTCCTCGCGGTCGAGGACAACGAGTTCTGGGTCCACCACGGCGTCAACGTGCGCAGTCTGTTCAGGGCGACCCTGTCGAACTTCGCGACCGAAGGCCCGATCCAGGGTGCCTCGACCATCACGATGCAGGTCGTCAAGAACGACTACATGGCCGGCTTCGAGCGCGACGGCCGGTACAAGGTGCTGCAGGCCACCTATGCGGTCCGGCTCGAGAAGCAGAAGACCAAGGAGGAGATCCTCGAGCGGTATCTCAACACCGTGTTCTTCGGCCAGAACTCGTACGGCGTCGGCGCTGCGGCCGAGACATACTTCGGGAAGTCGGTCCAGGAGCTCGGCCCGATCGAGGCGGCGTTCCTGGCCGGGCTGGTGCAGGCGCCGTCGAGCTACGACCCGATCAACAACCCGGAGCGCAGCCGTGTCAGGTTCGGCCAGGTCCTCGACCGGCTCGAGTCGCTGGAGATGATCACCGAAGCCGAGCGGGTCGAGATCGACGAGACGTTCGTCCTGCCCGAGCGGGTGCGTCGCCGTGCCGAGCGGGCGACCGAGCGGACCTACTTCACCGAAGCGCTGCGCGACTATCTCCTCAATCGCTCCGACATCCTCGGCGACACCTACGAGGAGCGTTACACCCGCCTGTTCCGCGGGGGCCTCCGGATCCAGGCGACCATCGACCCGTTCCTGCAGGGGCAGGCGGAACGGGCACGTGACGAGCTGCCGGCCAACACGGTCGGCATCGACGCAGCGCTCACCTCGGTCGACGTCGAGACCGGGGCGATCCGAGCGATGGTCGGCGGCAAGGGGTTCGACCCGGGCCAGAACGAGGTCAACCTGGCACTCGCCCCGAGCCAGACCGGCTCGAGCATCAAGATGTTCATCCTCGCCGCAGCACTGCAGGCAGGCGCCAACCCCGAGGACATCATTGACGGCACGCACCCGTGTCGCCTGCCGAACGAGGGGAATCCGGACGAACCGTTCTTCGAGATCCGCGGTGGTGTGAACGGTGGCGTCGACACGCTGCGACAGCACACGGTGCGGTCGATCAACTGTGCCTTCGCCCGCACGTCGCAGATCGTCGGTCTGAACCGCATGGTCGACACCGTCTACCGGATGGCCGAGAACCCGTACCTGTACGAGGGCCAGCCCGCCGGCGAGCGCGAGCCGATCCTTCCCTACGCCTCGTTCGCCACCGGCGGCAACGAGCTGAGCACGCTCGACATGGCGTCGGGCATCCAGTCGATCGCGAACGAGGGGGTGCACCACGAGCCCTACTACGTCGAGTCGATCGACGACGCGTTCGGCAACCGGATCTACACCCACTCGGATGCGGGCACCGAGGTGCTCGACCGCAACGTGGCGCTCACCACGATCGACGTGATGAAGGGTGTGCTCACCAGCGGCACGGCCAGGGGCAGCCTCGCCGACTTCGCCAGCCGGCGTCCGTCGTTCGGCAAGACCGGCACGCAGCAGAGCAACTGGACGGCGTTCTTCGTCGGTGCCACGCCCGAACTGGCCACGGCCGTCATGGTCAGAGATCCCGATCGGTACACGCCGATGGTCAACATCCCCGAGTTCGTCGAAGCCGGTGTGCCCCGAGTGCAGGGCGGCACGTTCCCGGCGCGCATCTGGGGCGCATTCAACGAGGCGGTCGCGCTCGGGCAACTCGGCGAGCAGTTCGAGTTCGCCGATTGGGATCGGCCCGAAGCTCCGGCACGTGGTCCGGCTCGCCTGTACCTCCCGGGCAACGAGTGTCTGTACGAGATCATCGGCTACGAGGTGCCCGAAACGGTGCCTCCCGAGGACACGGCCCCGCCCGCACCCGAGGGGTTCCGGTCGCCGGCCGCGCCGCCCGACACCGACCCGCCGACCACCGACCCGCCGGCGCCGCCACCGGGCACCCAGCCGCCCGAGACGGCACCCGAAACGGTCCCGACGACCACCCTCCCGCCGAGGCCGATCTTCGGGCAGGTCGAGAGTGGCACTACCATCCCTCCTGATGTCCTCGATCCCAACGCTCCGCTACCGTCGGCCCCAGCCGAACAGCTCGTCCAGCCCTGTCGCTAG